The genomic interval CCATCCCAGCGATACCCTGCCAAAAAGATGgtgaatgaaaaaaagaaaaagaaaaagaacaattaGTTAGCGGAACAAAAGTGATAAGCCAAGAAGGTCGCAACGTGTGCCTATCAAGAATTACAAGTTCACTATCTAAAAGAACGAGTCAAGAATGCATGGAGCCGTTGAGGATTTAGTGGATTTAGTGGAGTGGTTAGCTTATGCACGTTAGTCAAGTAATGTTAGCttgtattttgttatttcaatAAGTGCCGGCTTTAGCTGGATTCAGTTGTTGATTTTCAGTAGTGGTGGTATTATCTTTAGGAGGAGTCTGTTATTCctttatgtatttaaactcGAGTATTATGCAGAATAAAGCAAGTTGATTTAATAGCAAATTCATGTGGTTGATTCTCACCTTAAGTAGAATTATATTTACATACAGATTACAACAGCTTTGACTGAGACCTAtcattggtatcagagctggTCAGAATGACAACTAACAAAGAATGGATTGAAAATCTGGAAGCCGAGCTAAGAGGACTTCAAGGCAGCGTGAGCCGTATGGAGTTGGGAATTACTGATAAGTTTCAATAATTAGAAAACACCATCAACAAACTAATTGAGGCTTTGGTTTCAAATAAAGAAGGATCCAGTAGCAACATTCATGACCATAATGGGCTATTTCGTCAAAACAGAGATGAATCCAGGGAGCACATGGGAGGAGGAAGAGAGATATTCACATCCAAATTAGCAAAACTCGAGTTTCCAAAATACTCGGGAGAAGACCCTACTGAGTGGTTCAACCGTGTGGATCAATTCTTTGAGTACCAAGGCACCACTGAGGCTCAAAAAGTGTCATTAGCATCTTTTCACCTCGAAGGTGAGGCAAATCAATGGTGGCAATAGTTGCGAAGGGCTTACAAGGAAGAAGGAAGAGAAGTGACGTGGGCAATTTTTGAAGAGGAATTGTGGGCGCGATTTGGACCAACAGAATGTGAAGATTTTGATGAAGCTTTATCAAGGGTGAAACAGGTGGGCTCATTACGAGACTAccaaaaagaatttgagaagcTAGGAAACCGAGTACAAGGATGGACACAAAAGGCATTAGTCGGGACATTCATGGGAGGCCTCAAACCAGAGATCGCAGAAGGGATACGAATGTTCAAACCCAAGTCATTGAAGGAAGCCATAAGCTTAGCACGAATGCGAGATGATCAATTAGCTCGCCAGCGAAAAATCACAAAGTCTCCGCAATACAACCGTGCCCCATTTGAACTTGCGTCTCCAACAAAGGCTAAAACTACCTTGGCCCCGAAACACCTTACATGGGAAGAAATGCAGAGAAGACGAGTTCAAGGCCTCTGCTTTAATTATGACGAGAAATTCACTCCAGGGCACAAGTGTCGAGGACCCCAGTTTTTGTTATTGGAAGGAGGCTATACTATAGTTCAAGCAATGAAGAGAATGAGGAAGCCATAGTCAATGAACCTGAAATATTACTACATGCTCTAACCGGGTGGTCAACTTCAAGGACCATGAGGATCACAACCAAAATTGGGAGTCAGGAGTTGGTTGCCCTCATTGATAGCGGATCCACtcacaattttattaatgaacgAGTAGCTAATTGGCTGCAACTACCAGTAGTACCAACTAAACCATTCAATGTGAAGGTTGAAAATGGAAATCCGTGAAAATGCCAAGGGAGATTTGAAAACGTCTAAGTCCTGCTTCAAGGCATCCCAttctcccttactctttaTTCTTTGCCACTAATTGGATTAGATTTGGTGCTAGGAGTGCAATGGTTGGAGAAATTGGGGACAGTGAGTTGtaattggaaacaaatgacCATGGAGTTCCAATGGGATAATCAAACTCAGAAGTTGCAAGGGACAGATGGCCAACTCATTCAATCCGATTCCATGAAGGTTGTCTCAAAGGAATTACGACAAGGCAATTCCATGTTTGCCATTTGCGTGCAGACCGAAGCTGAGTTACCATTGAACAGAGTCGGATTCGCTATGCAGGAATTGTTACAAGCTTTTGAAGACATTTTTCAAGAGCCCAAACAATTACCACCAGCGGGGAAATTGACCACCACATCACTCTGAAAGAAGGAACTGAGCCAATCAATGTGAGACCATACAGGTATGCCTATTTTCAAAAAgctgaaattgaaaaacaagttCATGACATGTTAAAATTGGGGCTTATAAGAACAAGTACTAGTCCTTTTCTATCTCCTgttttattagttaaaaagaaagatggcACATGGTGGTTTTGCACTTATTATAGGGCCCTTAATGCTGTAACTATTAAAGATCGCTTTCCAATTCCTACAGTAGATGGCATGTTAGATGAACTTCATAGGGTATCTTTCTTCACTAAATTAGATTTGACAGCAGGTTATCACCGGGTTCGGATACACTCTGCTGATATCCATAAAACTGCATTTTGCACTCACAATGGTCATTATGAATATTTAGTTATGTCATTTGGTCTTTGTAATGCTCCCTATACTTTCCAAGAAATTATGAATTCTATTTTTCGTCCATATCTCTGCAAATTTgtgttagtatttttttatgacaTCTTAATTTATAGCCTAAATTGGACCATGCATCTTGAACATGTTAAAAAGGCTTTTGAAATATTGAGGCAAACATAAATTCTTTGTCAAACTCAAGAAATGTGCATTTGGACAACATGAATTGGAATACTTGGGTCATATTGTTACTCCTTAAGGAGTAAAAGTAAAAGTGGACTAAGGAAAAATTACGGCAATGTTAAATTGGCCTAGGCCTActaatgtctctgagttgcgTGGATTCTTAGGCCTTACAGGTTACAGGTTACTATAGGAAGTTTGTTTGCAACTACGGAATTTTGGCTTGGCCTCTCACTACTCTGTTAAAAAATGGACAACTCGGTTGGAATGAAGAAGCTGAAATTGCCTTTGAAAGCCTTAAACAAGCTATGACTTCCACACCTACACTAGCAATGCCaaactttgatgagccttttgTTATTGAGACAGATGCTTCAGGAGACGGAATTGGTGCGGTGTTGACCTAACAAGGAAAGCCTATAGCATTCATGAGCAGGGCTTTgggagtttaaaaaaaatcatggtCAACATATGCTAGAGAAATGTTAGCAGTTGTGGTAGCTATTCAAACTTGGAGACCATATTTGATATGACGTAAATTTTTCATCCAAACAGACCAACGGAGCCTCAAGTACCTCTTGGAGCAACGCATCACTACTCCATAACAACAAAGATGGTTGTCCAAGATACTTGGGTACGATTATGAGATTATTTACAAACCTGGCAAGGAGAATTCAGCAGCTGATGCACTTTCACGTGTGGTAGGAAGCCCATGTCTAGATGCTTTATTTGTGTCACAAGCTCAGATATGGGATAACATCAAAGAGGAGGCTGCTAATCATCCTTGCATGCAAAGAATTGGCAGATTGGCAACTGAGCAACCAGGAAGACCGTATACATGGCGAAATGGACTAGTTTACTACAAGAATCGAGTGGTGGTACCTCCTGATACTGGCATCATTAAGCAACTATTGCAAGAATTCCATGACTCACCACTTGGTGGTCATTCGGGAGTGTTAACACACTTGCAAACAGATTGCGCAACAGATCTATTGGCCATCGATGCATTGAGTGATTCAAGAATACATTGCTTCTTGTGAGATATGCCAGAGAACTAAATCCGAAACTCTCTCCCCAGCCGGACTCTTACAGCCACTGCCTATCCCATGTCAAGTGTGGGACGACATCACAATGGACTTCATTGAGGGACTTCCACAATCCAATGGCAAGAACACCATTCTAGTGGTAGTGGACCGCCTTGGTAAGTTTGCACATGTTTTGGCGTTGGCTCATCCTTTCAGTGCAAAAATGGTTGCGGAAAAGTTTGTTGAAGGAGTACTGAAGCTCCATGGTATTCCAAGGACAATAATTAGTGATCGAGATCCAATATTTATTAGTCATTTTTTGTGAGAGTTTTTCAAAATGCCAGGCACACAACTAAAAATGAGTTCTGCATATCACTCACAAACCGATGGCCAATCCGAAGTGGTCAATAGGTGTTTAGAACAATATCTTCGATGCTTTGTCCATCAACAACCGCGTAAGTGGAGTTGTTTCTTGCCATGGGCTGAGTTTTGGTATAACACGGCCTATCATGCATCAACAGGAATGACACGGCCTATCAGGCTTTATACTGTCGCTTGCCTCCAACCATTCTACACTATCACACAGGCATGTCTCCAGTAAATGAAGTCGACCACCAGCTCACAACACGGGATGAAATATTGCACCAACTCAAAGCCAATTTACGTGCAGCTAACAATCGCATGCAGCAGGTTGCAAATTCGAAAAGACAAGATGTTGAATTTCAAAAAGGAGATTGGGTATTTCTTAAACTCCATCCCTATCGCCAACACACTGTCTTTAGACGAGCATTTCAAAAACTAGCTAGTCGCTTCTACGGCCCTTATCAAATTGAACAGAGGATTGGCAAAGTGGCATATAAGCTCAAGCTTCCTGAAGGGTCTCAAATTCATCCCGTCTTCCATGTTTCATTGCTTAAGAGGAAACTGGGAGACTCCAATTCCACTGCTGTTGAGCTTCCACCGATGGCTAACGATGGAGAAATTCTTCTGCAACCTAAAGCCATCCTGGATACACGCTGGCTCAAAAAGGGGTCAAAGTTTACTGAGGAAAGTCTTGTCAAATGGAAGCAACTTCCCAATAAGGATGCCACCTAGGAAAACACTCAGGAGCTACGAGAGAGGTTCATAAACTTGAACCTTGAGGACAAGGTTCCACTAAATGAGGGGGGTATTGATAAGCCAAGAAGGTCACAACGTGTGCCTATCAAGAATTACAAGTTCACTATCTAAAAGAACAAGTCAAGAATGCATGGAGCCGTTGAGGATTTAGTGGATTTAGTGGAGTGGTTAGCTTATGCACATGCAAGTTAAGACTTAGTCAAGTTCTGTTAGCtagtattttgttattttaataagtgCCAACTTTAGCTGGATTTAGTTGTTGATTTTCAATAGTGGTGGTATTATCTTTAGGAGGAGTCTGTTATTCctttatgtatttaaactcGAGTACTATACAGAATAAAGCAAGTTGATTCAATAGCAAATTCCTATGGTTGATTCTCACCCTAAGTAGAATTATATTTACATACAGATTACAACAACTTTGACTGGGACCAATCAAAAACCTTGTaagagaaaaaagtaaaatttaaggatgaagaaattaaaagcacGTGAGCTAATAACAATGACTGAAACCCAATGTTAATGAGTATTACCGTTTAGTTAGTTCCTAAACTTTCTTTGCAGTTTGGAAATATTCACAGCCGATATCACAGAGACCCAATCTTTCATACCAGTCAGGAAGTTGAAGTAACCATAACTCCACGACCTATTCAGCATTAAAGTTCCGCTGACTCCCCAGAATCCAACAAAGAAACTAAGAATCGAGCTCACGTAAAATCCGAGAGTTATAAACTGATCGTCCTCATCTTCTAGAGTGTCTGAATCATCGTCTGTGCCTGGACCTGGAGTTGATTCTTCATCCAGACACATATTTGCGAGTGGAAGGCCACAAAGTTCAAGATTTCCAGCGTACACTGAAGCATTGAAGCTTTGGAGCTGAGTGCCTGATGGGATTTTTCCTGACAAGTTGTTGTACGACAAGTCCAAGACACCAAGACCACTTAACTGAGAGAGGCTACACGGAATACTTCCAGAAAACAGATTTCTAGACAAATCCAGGAAATCCAATGATGTTAACTCACCAATCTTCGGAGTGATTGGTCCGGTTAAATGGTTTCTTGAAAGGTTTAAGGCAATCAACCCCACAAGATCCATAATCTCTTCAGGAATTGCTCCATCTAATTTGTTACTCGAAAGGTCAAGACACCTTACGAGTCCCAAAGTACTTTTGTACTCATTTTCACTTCCTTTCGAAGTCAACAGTAAATTGACCAAATATTTATAGTAAATTCCAGTTCGAGGGGCAACTAAGAAGGATTTGGCAACCCCAATGGTAGGATTGGAAAATCTTTCATAGGTCATGGctgaaaaattattgaaacacTTTGGTATCTTTCAGGATATAATGTTTAAAGAAAGATCCAAGACTTAAATAAATCCCAGATGGCACAATTGATAAGGTATATTTCCATGAAATTTGTTAGATTTTAGGCTAAGAACAATCAAATTTTGTAGACTTTCCCCTATCCACGTTGGTATCTCACCAAAAATTGCATTCTTCTCGAGATCTAAAACTCTCAGCTGGGAGAAATTCCTTAAAGGTGAAGGCAATTTCCCGGTTAATCTATTGTTGTGTAAATTTAGTGTCCAGATGTTATTTAGGAAACCCATCGAGTCCGGTATTTTTCCTGAGAGTCGATTATTTGCCAAGTTAAGAATGAATAGTCTATCAAAGTGCAACCAACAATCGGGAAGCCCTCCAGACAATAAGTTACTCGAAAGATCTAAAAAGTTTCATGTGTTTTCACTAATAGAACATAAGAAAGTAACTGACCCTaagaacttatttttaaagagATTTAAGAAAGGCGAATTTGAAGGAAGTGGCGGAATTGAGCCCTCAAATTAGTTTGAATTGATGTCTATACAAGTACCACTAATACGAGTACCATCAAACCTTAAAGACAAATCGGGAAGTTTACCCCTGAAATGATTGTTAGAGAGATTTAAGTAAGAGAGTTTATTGGACAAATCCCAAAACCAATCAGGAATACTGTCTGAGATTCCAATTGGAGATGTTAAGATGCACAAGCTGATTCTGAGTTTGAAGCCATTTCGGAAAATGAGGTCCCATCTTGCAAGAGGCAAGACTTAACCATTTCAGTTGAAAACAAAGGATCCCAATTATGGCTTAATTTCAGAGTCAAAGAGTTATCAGCTAAGAACAACATCTGCAAGTTGGAcatattggaaaaaaaaaagtttcagaGATAACGCCCGTAATGAATTCCCATCAAGTGACAGAGACTCGAGCTTCGACAACTGGCTGAGGCTCTTGTCTATTGTTCCATTTAAACAATTAACGTCAAGACTCCATGCTTCCAAGGATGAAAATCCTCCAAGATGAGGTATTGGCCCTGTGAAGTCATTCCATCGTAAATATAGCCCCTCTAGTGAATTCACCACGCATCCAAAAGACAGATTTTGAATTACCTGCGAGTATTGTCCACTAAGTTTGTTGTAAGACAAGCGTAACTTTTTTAAGCTACACATGTTTCCAAAGAATTTTGGAATCCCACCTTCAAGTTCACTATCAGATAGATAAAGACTTTTAAGAGAAACCATGTGTTGAAAAGCCTCTGGAATTGAACTTCGTAATTAATTAGAGCCAAGGTcaagataaagaatatttcTACTAAGATTTAAAAGCCAAGGGTATACTGAAGAAGAAGGGAGATTGTTGTCCGAAAGATCAAGGGTCTCAATAGACGTACTCAAATTGAAGTGCCAAATAAACGATGGATTGACAGGTGGAAGAGCACACGAGAATAGGACTAATGATTTTAAGGAATGGAGCTTGGCAACTACTTGAAACCAATCACTAGATTTAGTAACGGAGACCGTGTTTAGAAAAAAGCTTTCATAAAATCAACAAGAATTTTCACTAAGTAATTAATTCTACTATTTCGTTCTTGCTAGGGAACCTTTTAACTTGACTATTAAATTCTgttaataattctttaatataaTCTAGATTTCTTCTTAACGTATTTATATTACTTGTCTCGAAGAATTTGCCTAGTCCTAATACTAACTCTTGTAGCCTTTCTATGTTGACTTCTAAGTGTTGTCCTAAATTGATTAACAAATCTACTATGAAGTTTTGTTGACTATTGCTAGTGTGTGGAATATGTTTATACTGGTTTTCTAAATGTTTGATGTtacaactaatttttattctttttgtcaaatttaatttttgctttttatgaTGACTAATTTCTAAGTCTAAATAATCTAATCtctaaaaattcataaactaatTTGCTAAATCTTCTAATCTATTCCTAATTTTTAATGCTAAAGTCTCGTATTTGTCTAATAatctattttgtttatttacattataatattacaaattatttctTCGAAAATTAAATACTAGTAAATTTGTAAATGCGTAAACAAAGGCAATGATAGACACAGGCGCGAATGTAAGCAAGCATTGAACTTgtactcaaaatcaaaatcaataaaaagtttctttttcataaaCACTTTGCAATTTCTTTAGACAACAACTAGCAAGGAAGTAAGTAAGtagttttactttttatttttatttagcttTCGGGTTTAGAAGTCTCGCCAAGTTAACGaaagtataaattatatttaaagcaTTAACAAAAGGCGGTCCTTGTTATCATTCAAGAGTAATGAGTTTTTGGAGGGAAAGTTTTTAATGAAAACTAAGGTTgttatttttgacaaaaataataagaacttAGTAAAAATTCCAGCTGATTTTCTGAAAGCTTCTTTTTAAACACGGTCTCTGTTGGTCCGTTTAGCCGTTGATGTGTTGAGAATGCGTTTTAGGGCGTTGATCAAGAGTTGAAGGTGTTTTTTACTTGCATGTTTTCAGAAGCagttaaatgaattttgaaagCCTGATTTTTGGCAAAGCATCTTCTGCAATTTTCATAAAGATTTTTGGGAAATACTCTGTATATAGGTGGGAAACCAGAGACGTATATTATGATGGTCAACCCGAATGGAGACTAGATCAGTTTACACTGCTAGTATAACAAGCTACGTACAAGTTTTCCCTGGACAGAACCTAGCGTCCGCTTTCTCTTTCCTTCTCTTGAGATTAATGTAACTCAGGTCAAGGTGCCTTAAAAGTGAGAAGCGCTTCTCTCTCCTCATCAATGCACcttattattatgttgttaGAATCAGCAGTTGTGGgcttcaattgaaaaaatatcacaGAAAACAAAgctatattttcaaatagaagGAACAATTTGGATGacattataattatcattAGCTTTGAGGATATGTTGTTATATCGAAACTCCTGGACTCCATGCCAATTTATACTACTGTGTATAATCTGCATCAATTATTGAAGCCACGAAAAGTCTTCAGTCTGAGCGTTGATTATGTGTTAGGATATGACATTTTGAGAGATGACTAAATGCAGAGCATTTAGTCAAGAAAAGCCAAGAAAAGTCTTCGCCGGCGAATCCCAAACACACAACAATACAGAGCATGGATAAAGAAAGTCATACAACGAACATCCATGTAATCTTGCAATGGTAAACACACAAAATGATGACAAAGCCTcatagaaacaaaataaaactggCGTTGGTTTACGTTTacccaaacaaaataaaacacattttattgaaaataagagaattATGATGTTTACAGTTTTGGTATATGTCGTTACTTGATGTTTTGTTTGGGTAgaaatttacttataaaaaGCTTGTcctgataatttattaatgctTTCCTTTCATATTTAGTGAACTGTAGACTGAATTGAATAAATCATGGACAAAATCACCTGATTACTGCAGTGGTCGAGTACCCAGCTCCTCTGTTTTTCTCTATCTTCAGAGCTGCCCTGTTAAGCCACGTTAAAAGTAATATGTTTGATGGGATTGTTGATCCTGTAATTCCTGG from Citrus sinensis cultivar Valencia sweet orange chromosome 9, DVS_A1.0, whole genome shotgun sequence carries:
- the LOC127899848 gene encoding receptor-like protein EIX2, with product MTYERFSNPTIGVAKSFLVAPRTGIYYKYLVNLLLTSKGSENEYKSTLGLVRCLDLSSNKLDGAIPEEIMDLVGLIALNLSRNHLTGPITPKIGELTSLDFLDLSRNLFSGSIPCSLSQLSGLGVLDLSYNNLSGKIPSGTQLQSFNASVYAGNLELCGLPLANMCLDEESTPGPGTDDDSDTLEDEDDQFITLGFYVSSILSFFVGFWGVSGTLMLNRSWSYGYFNFLTGMKDWVSVISAVNISKLQRKFRN